From the genome of Solanum lycopersicum chromosome 12, SLM_r2.1:
AAGTGAAAAATGGCATTCAGTGATAAGGGTAAGACAACGACATTTGTATGATCTTCCCGAACAAAAAGATGAAATGGAACAATATCAACTGATTGACTTAGttgaaagaggagaaacaaTTCAAGAAGTAGAGTTGGAGCATGATAACATCAGAATAGAAAGAGAAGATATTGATGGAGTGAGTGTTGAAGCACCTCTAAATAACGAGGAAGAAGCCGACTTAGTAGTTATAGATGATATTGATCACGAAAATGTAGATGACTTCAGTGATTCTGAAATAGATGAAGATACTAGTGAATACAATGAAGTTGAGGATGATGATTGGTTTTGATTTTCAACTTGTCATCAAGATAAAATTTGTTTGAATAAGTTTGTTCATAGAAGCTTTGTTTTTCACTTACCGAAacaattaatttctattttatactTTTCGCatatctctttatatttattcttaGAAACTTTACTTGtttctcttaatttttgaacattattttatcactttatTATTTTGGCATTGCTTTTGTTTGTTAATTGCAGCCAACCATGatgaaaaatatgcatatttctaatgATAATGAAACTACTGATGTAAGTGCAATCCCCCCTCCAGGTAAATTTATCCATTtgttaaattgtattttattcaaaatatctAGATCATATATgctttatttacatatattttaatatctttatgtatttttgaagaaaaaaaaaggaagggaAGAGGAAAGACAACAGGGCTTTCATCCCAAAAGAAACGTAAGAAAAATGACAATGGAAAGTTGAAGGTGATCATTCCACCAGATCGAACAGTTGCAGTAGGTCCTGGAGCTAAAGATTTTATTACCGAGCTCTCTGTGAAAGTTCTCCATAATGCTAGACATGGTGTGAAGAATTGGAAGGGAGTTCCTGATCTAGCAAAGAATAGAATTGTTGCTTATACGCTGGtaatgttcttttctttttataattttttttggttgaaataGTAAATGGTTAGTTATGATATCTCTTATTATGTAGTTCTCTGCCTCTTTTATCTCGTCAAGAAGCTCAGCTATTTGGCTTTCTTTTGTATTATAATTGATGGATAGACAAATTAGTTGTGTTCTCtgttgttttcttttgttgaaatggtaaatttttcatattgGTGTTTATGATTTTCTAGGTCTCTGtatctttttgttgttgttgttggtaaaTGTCTAGTAATAGTATTTCTGGTGATGTAATCCTACCCTCCAGGGACTTGGTGCTTCCCCTTAACTGCCAGATATGGTGCTTCTCCCCTTTGTATTAAGGATGCTAGTCAATGCTTCTCCAACTTGTTACTTTTTCTGTACATGTGATGTGTTGTACTGTTACCTAAATCTTTTGCATTTCTCGTTTTATCTCATATCCTACTCAATAATTTTCATGAtgtggttttttttttgaaccCACAAAATCAAGTGTTCATTTAACTATATATAGAAAGGACACTTAGAAACTTATCAACTAGCTCCAGAATCAAGGACATGTAGCAGAAAATGTAGACTTATTGCCTTATCAGTTTGATGTGTGCCTGGGATGAAGAACTGAAATATATAGGACTCTTAAGCAGACAGCCAGCTGAGTGATCCCATAGAAAATGCAATCAGGCTTGCTGCATGACACTGAAGACTCTTGAAGAAATGCTTTAAACTCATTTGCATTGTCATTGCATCTCCTCTATCAATTGTTATTCTTGTCTTTGACTGAGTACTCAAATTTTGTTCATCTATTGGACTATGTGTTTGTTCTCCTATTACTAACAACTTTcaaaactcaacgccaaatgtGATTAGGCTGGTAGAAACTTGCTGGGAGAATGAGGAGAGGGAGTTTTTTTTACCAGCTTGATTAGTATGTGGTTAGGGGTGTTCTTTCCACCAGGAACTCTACTGTCACTTGGAActaattagttatttatattgttttgaTTACAGGACACCTTTCAGCTTCCGGACATACAACACAATCGTGATACCATTCTTCAAACAGCAAAAAATTTATATCGATATCGTCGGAGCAGACATCATGatcattttaagaaattttctaCAAAAGAGGAGAGTCTACAAAATATACCAACAGATGTTAATGAAACTGAATGGAATTTCTTGGTAGACTACTTCAGCTCTGATGAATTTAAGGTAGTTAAAAGTGAAAATTTCaaccttttatattttttgctgtatttttttacttcttatATATTCagatcaaaataaatttcttaactTTAAATTAATGCAGAAAATGagtgaaagaaacaaaaataacaaggCAAAACAAGAAGTGAATCATATTTGCGGGAGAAAAACTTTTCAAGCGGTGTCTTATGAAGCGGTGAGATATATGTCTTTCTTTTGATCGATTATTCTtacaatttgaaaaataacataatttcatttgttttgacAGAGGAATACAACCACTGGAAAAGAgccaaattttcaaaaactttgGGAAATAACTCACATGAAGCCAAATGGGCAATGGGTTACTAGTGCTTCTGCTGAAGTCAATGTACTTTGTCTTTAACCTTTATTAATAGAGTgagtttatttaaattatatgaagAATTAATGTTTGTATAACCTTTTTTGTAGGACAAAGTGAAAGACGTTATTGCTGAAAAAATTCAAGATATTGACGAGGGTACCGATGTGGATCCTATTATTAATGCTGCATTTGTGCAAATAATGGGAGAAAAATCAAAGTACATTCTTGGTAAAGGATCTGGGATTAATTCAGCAAGTAGAATATCTAGAAatgaaattcaagaacaactTCGAGCACAACAAAAGGAAGCAGAAGAAGAACGCTATAAACGAGAGAGTGTAGACATCAAACTAATGGAAGTTAAGAATCAACTTGAAGAGGAGCGAAAGAACCGAGAAGTAATGGAATTTCGTTTAGTGCATGACCAAAAATTGTTAAAAGAGAGCATGATGGTGCTAGTATCTCATTTGAAGAATCCCAAGGTATTTATTTATAGTATACATCACTAAATTAGTAGATGTTTCATCgctacataatttttttaactctcACTATACATATTCACCTCTTCCTCATTCTATTCTTCTTTTATCGACATACTAAGTTATTCATTTGTACCATATTTAACAGAATGACCTTCCTGCTTCAATTTTCAATATCTTTACAACTTCAACTACTTCTAATGAGACAAGTTCTGCATGTCTAATGAATAACAATTGggtatgtaatttttatttaaattatttatctttttagtaAATGTAACTATTAGGAGTATTTAGTAGGTATTAGTACAACTTTTGTTTGGGCTAGTAATACATCTCCTTATGTTAGTTATATCTCTATGCATATCCATcaatcattttaattaaatcaaacaaatacaattttgatatatatttacttAAAGCTTATAATCTTTATGTTGGTGAGCAATTTCAGGAAGATTTACatgtaaagaaaaatcaagaatcacGGATGCAGAAAGTGTTGGATAACTTGAAAGACGTCTTGAATTTTGAGAAGCAAAACTTAGAAATGGCTATTTATGATTGTGATAAATTCAATACATTGTGCAATGAAAAAGATGTAGAGCTTAAGGTATTATTTAAATGtgataaaatttgatttatcaAGGGGACAATCATTCATTTTATTGCTCCATTCTTTAATTTATAGGATGCCCTAACAGAGAAGCGAAACTTAGAAATGCGGCTTCCAAAGTTGAGTTCTCAAGGTTCAAAGAAAACTACTCCGAAAGAATTGATCGACGCAAATAATCAGGTAATGCTAAAAACTATTATTTAGCCTTTATATTTTGTCCAGAATAGTATTCATAAAATACAAACTCATGTGACTTCACTAATTAAAGGTCTTTGATAAGATCCATGAAGAGTTGAAAGCTCGTTGTATGTTGCGTACCgcagaagaaacaaaaaagaggCTTTTGAGTGAAAAATCATCACTTGAGGAAAAAATTGTAGAGATTGAAAAGAAGAAATCAAGTGAGATATGTTTCCTAAATATCTCTTGTTTCACTCCCAGCTCTAAGAGTTAAGTCATACTACACTACCTTCTCCCATACATAGTTTATGTtaattacaatatttaataCTAGAAAATTGCAATGAGTTGAAAGATTTATGAGATATTGGTAATCTTTGTAATTTGCAATTTCTTGATCTTGATAATACAAGGTTACATTGTCTGTCGTAGGAATGCACAATTTTACAAATACAAGGCTATTAAATATGTCTTCATCTTATTTGGAGTAGTATATACCAAGGAATATTAGAGAAATTCTCTAGctttgaaattataaatatgacGGATGGTTATATTCGACACTTTTGATGAGATATTGTCTGCATCTGATTTGGAGAGTAGTATGCCAACAGGATGTTGATTATGAAAAAAAGAGTTATTAAAATCCCTACACATAGAGAGTTGTTCTTGTGTTTTCACATTTAgctattttctctttttgaacTCAATTAATGCTCTTGGTCAGTTTTGATAAGAAGGGAATAAGGAAGTCTTTTAGAATCTGGAAActgttaaaaaatttattactaaAGGAGATTAAGATTAATTTTGACTTCTTTTTGTTTATATGACATTCTTGGGGTTGAAGGAAGTGAACAGATGATCCTTTGCCAAATCTAGGAAATCTCACTCTCTTCCCTTACAATTTATAgagttaatttgatttttatgtgaCATTCTTGGGGTTGAAGTTTATGATCATGTTAGGACAGATTTAGTGTTAAGAAGTATCTTATATTAGTTAGAATCGAAAAGGAGTGAAGGTGTACTTTAAACGAACTCAAACGGAGCAACCGGAGGAAAAATGGATGGGGCAGGCGCCCTGGTGCTATGGGTGGCGTAGAACACCAGAACCTTTAGGAAAGAGAAGGGTTTGGGGCGCTCTGGAAGACACGCCGCGCCAGGCCCCAACCCTAAAAATTCTGTCGAGCATTTTTGCTCGTTTTCTCACCATAAATCGCCTAAAATTGAACGGTTTTTTCACCAATCACTTGCATTTGATCACATAACTTAATTACACTCTAATCTAATAGAAAATTCACTTAAATTACTAAACTTGATctcaataaatcatcaaaactctAAAACAACAAGGTTTAGAATGATCATaaagaacacctttcaagaacTAGTCAAGAACTCTAATATTTAAActtaaagaatgaaatttttctgaaaaataacatgattggtgtgtgggtAAGCAAAAACAACACTATGGAATCTTAAATACCTCTTATATATTAGACCCATGGTGAAAATCCGTAACTAGACTAAAGAACGTCGACGAACACCTTCATCCTtgcctcttttctcctcttttcttttcatgcCTCTTCTTGAAATCTCAACTTTATCGCTAGGTGTATATTCGGATTATAAAATTTAACCTAAAAGGATTAGAcccctaaaatattactaaaaatgaaataaatccTATTGGGTAAGGAAAGGACCAAAATACCGCTCAGTATTTTCGGCTAACATTACTTAACTAGATAgtctaacttcaaaaggtcatatctcactaaTCCGAAATTGAAAATTAACAAACTCGGTGACtttggaaagataattaaaaCTCGGTgactctgtgtgtgtgtgtgtgtgtgtgtgtgcgtgtgcgtgtgcgtgtgcatgtatatatatatatatatatctatatatgtatacggatgtatgtatgtatatgtattactaatatagttttttcaaaaaaaaaatttcattttcttaaaattttatttatttatgtggtCTATAGTTATATATGgcataaaaagtttttttttgtatcgCACACACTGTCCAAATCCCATATTGAGCTCCGATTAAATTTGAATCGCGCACTACAGGGACCATGTAACATTTCGTAACTTGAAATAACTAAAGAATGAGCTAAGAAACCAAGAATCATCTTTTTTGGAGATATATAGGAAATTTTTTGAAGTTTGAATGTGAGTTTTTAGTCATTTTCAAATGTCCATAACTCCCAGCTCAGAGAATTTAAGgtgatttctttatatgattggAAAGCTCTTTCCAACGGGGCCAAGTTTGCACATTTTCGATGTCGTATGAGAGAGATATGCCTTTCAGAATTTGTGTTGTTTGACTGTGGAAAGTCCAATCTAGATTATTGTAAGGATAAAGAAGTCTTTTCACCCTAgtatttcctaattcattttaagggttTAGTAGGGGTAAAATTAAGTTGTAATTCAATTTTGGAGAAGTTGAGAACGCTTATGCAAAAACTTTGAAAATTCAAGACGTGTTCTGGAGTGTAACATAAGTAAAATAAAGTTTACACATTGTTTTAAGATCTACTATAATGAATATAAGCcatttaggaagtctaaaaACCAAAATATCCAAGAATGTCCATCACGTTAGAAAACTAGTTGAAGGAGGTACAAGCGTGCCTTgacctatttgactagctttaaggagttgaaaatgaatgaaaattggTGTAAGTCTGTATAAAATGGGCTTAAGTTGATTTATAGTACGACTctccaaggacaaaccaaggtcccttgaggaggacccttgcaagtGGAGTCAAACACTGCTtgggcagtgtgcacccacTAGAGACAGACGATGGGGCGGGTGTTGATTGAAGGGGCATCGATACCAACCTTCGACAAAGACTTAGACAATTTGTTGGAGTCCCTCACCTGCACAGTCTCTGAGCTCATTGATGGACGTGCATCACGGAATGGGGGCTGGTCCGTAGATTGAGCCACGAGGCGTCGGCGGGGTCTCGTTTGTGAGGGTCCAATTTTGCTGCACATTTTTTACTAAgtcttaactaattaaataagggGTTTGTTGGTTAGTTATGGATTAAGTTAtggttaattaacttaattaaccccCCATATAAACACCCCAACCCCATTAGTATAATTCCAACTCAtaaaacaaaactctcttccttctcttttctttctctctactAGAAGGCACCATTGAAGACCAAACGAGGGGAGGGTTTTTGGGGATGTAAGGGGAAGATATAACcataaattattcataaaaatttgAGGTATGTGATCTAGCTTACGTTTTAgatctctttcctcaaagggttccttcaaagtaaTTTAAAAAGCGGAGTTTGTATTTGGGTCTTtttcaatctcaaaaattatgttatgaattgaattgtttaggatttattttgaatattatgagtatattaacatgtattctaacttaattatgatatatcattaagatttggtctattttgtagaagatgaccattaacccttaaccctaggtttgagcTTGATGTGAATTAGGTTGTATTTGGTTCAATTAACTtgtttattggttgaattactattagaTGATTTTGCTACACTAATCAGGAATAATATACGGATTATTTGCAGtctttcatactagttcttgagaagatgatctaggttataaaatgaattgacctaagtatatTGTCTTAAGCTAtaatctagtattgaattgtgatgtagtgattcttttagccatgttatcatgttgattattgacttatgatgatgtataccaaaattgggttgaattgagggtttatggtaagaccttgattatGAACTAttaaggagacttggtaagtcttatgatctctatccattacttcaaattgtggttaattatgattaagtcatgatgttgtattggagtatgccttgtattaagattgataggatggtatgatgttgaattgaaatgtcttgactatgattTGTGAGGTGTAGTCTTAAGTTGTAAATTTTATAAgaatggtgaatgatttaccaatgtgcgtTATCATGGTATGACAATGTAAATGTGCTAaactcacctatatgaattgtaaagAAAGGGTTTATAATTATGCCATTCTTATtgatatattgatgatgattatatacaaGGGGTAGAACCTATGACccaaactaagttatgattgacaataaaggcttaaagacatttcaaaaagggactctagcttagtaccGGCTGAACTAGAGTGAGTAGTGTCCCTTCGTACATAGGTAAGGTAGGAACACTAGTGTATTCTTAAGATTAGAGACTAGAATAtgtgtagcataaagagggtcccaactatatctcctagttttgaactatgtttcccccataggaatactaactAGTCAacccacgtagttgctatgtttcatgttttggtactaccttggtgagtagtccaccttctttcggtgtagggttttatgacctCGGATTTTACATTAGCTAAAATGGTCTATGTCActtagggcaagatgttcccaaaaggtaaaatgaactaaagaaatGAACTGTAACTAGGATAACTTAagaggtctagcttagtctaggtaggggtatgagactctacctaagcatcacagtagttagccttgaggggagtattaggaggatgttcttatgtatgaatatgcttatgatGCTTATGATATGTATATTAGAAAcctgcacattgttgatactatatgatgattagtttcacttatgtatatgtgttggtctatatggttaaagtaagatgatatgTACTTATAAATGCTATTTTATGTGAAGCTGGATGGTAGTCATGATTcgtgttgggttacttgattaaggttatggggatttactttgacattgcacttgttgacttgatagggttcatgggtaattgacttgctttgattatgttgaaatgtactcttattcatgcttgttgttAATATGACGTGGTGCTAGAGTTACTTGATTATGtatttgattatatgataagcatgttgacttgactagttttgatgttgtttgTCTTGGGCCGTACAaacctatgacttaatgaacatgCATTACTGATTAGTATGGTCTTATTTAATATGCATAattgttttcaaagtaaattgaaTATCTTTATAAAATGCCCCTTTTTCCTAGCATgttttcaaagtatgtgtgcatatggtttcatacttagtacaagtggcgtactaacctCATTTGTTCCtttccccaaacattttaggttccgatcatTCAAGTGGTTTAAAgatgacttgaagaaggcttgaaTATCTTGTTCATTCAAGTAGGGTACCTTGATAGGCATTCATGGGTAATTAACTTtcttttgttatatttaaatgtactcttattcatgcttgttgttaatatgacttgatgatagagttacttgaatatgtatttgattatatgataagcatgttgacttgactagttttgatgttgttggtcttgtgatgtacatacTATGATTTAATGAACATTCATTATTGCTTGGTATTGTCTTTTTAAATATGCATAtgtattttcaaagtaaattgcatatctTTATGAAATATCCCTTCTTCTTAGAAAAGTTTGTATGcctatggtctcatacttagtacaagtggcgtcCTAAcctcatttcttccttttcccgaacattttaggttccggtcaaTGAAGTGCTTTGAAGaggacttgaagaaggcttggatctcttattcatccaagtggggtaggtcctcaatttcAGAGTGCGATGCCACTATCTAAATTATGGAGTTGCTTTTAGTTAAAGACTTCTATGGTTCTTTCtttccat
Proteins encoded in this window:
- the LOC101262998 gene encoding uncharacterized protein isoform X7, encoding MMKNMHISNDNETTDVSAIPPPEKKRKGRGKTTGLSSQKKRKKNDNGKLKVIIPPDRTVAVGPGAKDFITELSVKVLHNARHGVKNWKGVPDLAKNRIVAYTLDTFQLPDIQHNRDTILQTAKNLYRYRRSRHHDHFKKFSTKEESLQNIPTDVNETEWNFLVDYFSSDEFKKMSERNKNNKAKQEVNHICGRKTFQAVSYEARNTTTGKEPNFQKLWEITHMKPNGQWVTSASAEVNDKVKDVIAEKIQDIDEGTDVDPIINAAFVQIMGEKSKYILGKGSGINSASRISRNEIQEQLRAQQKEAEEERYKRESVDIKLMEVKNQLEEERKNREVMEFRLVHDQKLLKESMMVLVSHLKNPKEDLHVKKNQESRMQKVLDNLKDVLNFEKQNLEMAIYDCDKFNTLCNEKDVELKDALTEKRNLEMRLPKLSSQGSKKTTPKELIDANNQVFDKIHEELKARCMLRTAEETKKRLLSEKSSLEEKIVEIEKKKSSEICFLNISCFTPSSKSSDHSSGLKMT
- the LOC101262998 gene encoding uncharacterized protein isoform X10, with the translated sequence MMKNMHISNDNETTDVSAIPPPEKKRKGRGKTTGLSSQKKRKKNDNGKLKVIIPPDRTVAVGPGAKDFITELSVKVLHNARHGVKNWKGVPDLAKNRIVAYTLDTFQLPDIQHNRDTILQTAKNLYRYRRSRHHDHFKKFSTKEESLQNIPTDVNETEWNFLVDYFSSDEFKKMSERNKNNKAKQEVNHICGRKTFQAVSYEARNTTTGKEPNFQKLWEITHMKPNGQWVTSASAEVNDKVKDVIAEKIQDIDEGTDVDPIINAAFVQIMGEKSKYILGKGSGINSASRISRNEIQEQLRAQQKEAEEERYKRESVDIKLMEVKNQLEEERKNREVMEFRLVHDQKLLKESMMVLVSHLKNPKEDLHVKKNQESRMQKVLDNLKDVLNFEKQNLEMAIYDCDKFNTLCNEKDVELKDALTEKRNLEMRLPKLSSQGSKKTTPKELIDANNQIHEELKARCMLRTAEETKKRLLSEKSSLEEKIVEIEKKKSSSDHSSGLKMT
- the LOC101262998 gene encoding uncharacterized protein isoform X2, coding for MMKNMHISNDNETTDVSAIPPPEKKRKGRGKTTGLSSQKKRKKNDNGKLKVIIPPDRTVAVGPGAKDFITELSVKVLHNARHGVKNWKGVPDLAKNRIVAYTLDTFQLPDIQHNRDTILQTAKNLYRYRRSRHHDHFKKFSTKEESLQNIPTDVNETEWNFLVDYFSSDEFKKMSERNKNNKAKQEVNHICGRKTFQAVSYEARNTTTGKEPNFQKLWEITHMKPNGQWVTSASAEVNDKVKDVIAEKIQDIDEGTDVDPIINAAFVQIMGEKSKYILGKGSGINSASRISRNEIQEQLRAQQKEAEEERYKRESVDIKLMEVKNQLEEERKNREVMEFRLVHDQKLLKESMMVLVSHLKNPKNDLPASIFNIFTTSTTSNETSSACLMNNNWEDLHVKKNQESRMQKVLDNLKDVLNFEKQNLEMAIYDCDKFNTLCNEKDVELKDALTEKRNLEMRLPKLSSQGSKKTTPKELIDANNQIHEELKARCMLRTAEETKKRLLSEKSSLEEKIVEIEKKKSSEICFLNISCFTPSSKSSDHSSGLKMT
- the LOC101262998 gene encoding uncharacterized protein isoform X6, whose protein sequence is MMKNMHISNDNETTDVSAIPPPEKKRKGRGKTTGLSSQKKRKKNDNGKLKVIIPPDRTVAVGPGAKDFITELSVKVLHNARHGVKNWKGVPDLAKNRIVAYTLDTFQLPDIQHNRDTILQTAKNLYRYRRSRHHDHFKKFSTKEESLQNIPTDVNETEWNFLVDYFSSDEFKKMSERNKNNKAKQEVNHICGRKTFQAVSYEARNTTTGKEPNFQKLWEITHMKPNGQWVTSASAEVNDKVKDVIAEKIQDIDEGTDVDPIINAAFVQIMGEKSKYILGKGSGINSASRISRNEIQEQLRAQQKEAEEERYKRESVDIKLMEVKNQLEEERKNREVMEFRLVHDQKLLKESMMVLVSHLKNPKNDLPASIFNIFTTSTTSNETSSACLMNNNWEDLHVKKNQESRMQKVLDNLKDVLNFEKQNLEMAIYDCDKFNTLCNEKDVELKDALTEKRNLEMRLPKLSSQGSKKTTPKELIDANNQIHEELKARCMLRTAEETKKRLLSEKSSLEEKIVEIEKKKSSSDHSSGLKMT
- the LOC101262998 gene encoding uncharacterized protein isoform X12, with product MMKNMHISNDNETTDVSAIPPPEKKRKGRGKTTGLSSQKKRKKNDNGKLKVIIPPDRTVAVGPGAKDFITELSVKVLHNARHGVKNWKGVPDLAKNRIVAYTLDTFQLPDIQHNRDTILQTAKNLYRYRRSRHHDHFKKFSTKEESLQNIPTDVNETEWNFLVDYFSSDEFKKMSERNKNNKAKQEVNHICGRKTFQAVSYEARNTTTGKEPNFQKLWEITHMKPNGQWVTSASAEVNDKVKDVIAEKIQDIDEGTDVDPIINAAFVQIMGEKSKYILGKGSGINSASRISRNEIQEQLRAQQKEAEEERYKRESVDIKLMEVKNQLEEERKNREVMEFRLVHDQKLLKESMMVLVSHLKNPKNDLPASIFNIFTTSTTSNETSSACLMNNNWDALTEKRNLEMRLPKLSSQGSKKTTPKELIDANNQIHEELKARCMLRTAEETKKRLLSEKSSLEEKIVEIEKKKSSEICFLNISCFTPSSKSSDHSSGLKMT
- the LOC101262998 gene encoding uncharacterized protein isoform X3 yields the protein MMKNMHISNDNETTDVSAIPPPEKKRKGRGKTTGLSSQKKRKKNDNGKLKVIIPPDRTVAVGPGAKDFITELSVKVLHNARHGVKNWKGVPDLAKNRIVAYTLDTFQLPDIQHNRDTILQTAKNLYRYRRSRHHDHFKKFSTKEESLQNIPTDVNETEWNFLVDYFSSDEFKKMSERNKNNKAKQEVNHICGRKTFQAVSYEARNTTTGKEPNFQKLWEITHMKPNGQWVTSASAEVNDKVKDVIAEKIQDIDEGTDVDPIINAAFVQIMGEKSKYILGKGSGINSASRISRNEIQEQLRAQQKEAEEERYKRESVDIKLMEVKNQLEEERKNREVMEFRLVHDQKLLKESMMVLVSHLKNPKNDLPASIFNIFTTSTTSNETSSACLMNNNWEDLHVKKNQESRMQKVLDNLKDVLNFEKQNLEMAIYDCDKFNTLCNEKDVELKDALTEKRNLEMRLPKLSSQGSKKTTPKELIDANNQVFDKIHEELKARCMLRTAEETKKRLLSEKSSLEEKIVEIEKKKSSEICFLNISCFTPSSKS
- the LOC101262998 gene encoding uncharacterized protein isoform X8 gives rise to the protein MMKNMHISNDNETTDVSAIPPPEKKRKGRGKTTGLSSQKKRKKNDNGKLKVIIPPDRTVAVGPGAKDFITELSVKVLHNARHGVKNWKGVPDLAKNRIVAYTLDTFQLPDIQHNRDTILQTAKNLYRYRRSRHHDHFKKFSTKEESLQNIPTDVNETEWNFLVDYFSSDEFKKMSERNKNNKAKQEVNHICGRKTFQAVSYEARNTTTGKEPNFQKLWEITHMKPNGQWVTSASAEVNDKVKDVIAEKIQDIDEGTDVDPIINAAFVQIMGEKSKYILGKGSGINSASRISRNEIQEQLRAQQKEAEEERYKRESVDIKLMEVKNQLEEERKNREVMEFRLVHDQKLLKESMMVLVSHLKNPKEDLHVKKNQESRMQKVLDNLKDVLNFEKQNLEMAIYDCDKFNTLCNEKDVELKDALTEKRNLEMRLPKLSSQGSKKTTPKELIDANNQIHEELKARCMLRTAEETKKRLLSEKSSLEEKIVEIEKKKSSEICFLNISCFTPSSKSSDHSSGLKMT
- the LOC101262998 gene encoding uncharacterized protein isoform X11, whose translation is MMKNMHISNDNETTDVSAIPPPEKKRKGRGKTTGLSSQKKRKKNDNGKLKVIIPPDRTVAVGPGAKDFITELSVKVLHNARHGVKNWKGVPDLAKNRIVAYTLDTFQLPDIQHNRDTILQTAKNLYRYRRSRHHDHFKKFSTKEESLQNIPTDVNETEWNFLVDYFSSDEFKKMSERNKNNKAKQEVNHICGRKTFQAVSYEARNTTTGKEPNFQKLWEITHMKPNGQWVTSASAEVNDKVKDVIAEKIQDIDEGTDVDPIINAAFVQIMGEKSKYILGKGSGINSASRISRNEIQEQLRAQQKEAEEERYKRESVDIKLMEVKNQLEEERKNREVMEFRLVHDQKLLKESMMVLVSHLKNPKNDLPASIFNIFTTSTTSNETSSACLMNNNWDALTEKRNLEMRLPKLSSQGSKKTTPKELIDANNQVFDKIHEELKARCMLRTAEETKKRLLSEKSSLEEKIVEIEKKKSSEICFLNISCFTPSSKSSDHSSGLKMT
- the LOC101262998 gene encoding uncharacterized protein isoform X9; this encodes MMKNMHISNDNETTDVSAIPPPEKKRKGRGKTTGLSSQKKRKKNDNGKLKVIIPPDRTVAVGPGAKDFITELSVKVLHNARHGVKNWKGVPDLAKNRIVAYTLDTFQLPDIQHNRDTILQTAKNLYRYRRSRHHDHFKKFSTKEESLQNIPTDVNETEWNFLVDYFSSDEFKKMSERNKNNKAKQEVNHICGRKTFQAVSYEARNTTTGKEPNFQKLWEITHMKPNGQWVTSASAEVNDKVKDVIAEKIQDIDEGTDVDPIINAAFVQIMGEKSKYILGKGSGINSASRISRNEIQEQLRAQQKEAEEERYKRESVDIKLMEVKNQLEEERKNREVMEFRLVHDQKLLKESMMVLVSHLKNPKEDLHVKKNQESRMQKVLDNLKDVLNFEKQNLEMAIYDCDKFNTLCNEKDVELKDALTEKRNLEMRLPKLSSQGSKKTTPKELIDANNQVFDKIHEELKARCMLRTAEETKKRLLSEKSSLEEKIVEIEKKKSSEICFLNISCFTPSSKS
- the LOC101262998 gene encoding uncharacterized protein isoform X4 → MMKNMHISNDNETTDVSAIPPPEKKRKGRGKTTGLSSQKKRKKNDNGKLKVIIPPDRTVAVGPGAKDFITELSVKVLHNARHGVKNWKGVPDLAKNRIVAYTLDTFQLPDIQHNRDTILQTAKNLYRYRRSRHHDHFKKFSTKEESLQNIPTDVNETEWNFLVDYFSSDEFKKMSERNKNNKAKQEVNHICGRKTFQAVSYEARNTTTGKEPNFQKLWEITHMKPNGQWVTSASAEVNDKVKDVIAEKIQDIDEGTDVDPIINAAFVQIMGEKSKYILGKGSGINSASRISRNEIQEQLRAQQKEAEEERYKRESVDIKLMEVKNQLEEERKNREVMEFRLVHDQKLLKESMMVLVSHLKNPKNDLPASIFNIFTTSTTSNETSSACLMNNNWEDLHVKKNQESRMQKVLDNLKDVLNFEKQNLEMAIYDCDKFNTLCNEKDVELKDALTEKRNLEMRLPKLSSQGSKKTTPKELIDANNQVFDKIHEELKARCMLRTAEETKKRLLSEKSSLEEKIVEIEKKKSSSDHSSGLKMT